TGGTTGGAAGTTGCATAGAATCACCTTGTGTCTTTTGGGTATCACACACTAGACACCTGAAAGAAGAGATTGTAGTCTGCTTGGGACAATCCACCCGTCCTCATTCGTGGGAATATTTAAATCATATTCCTAAATGACTCAATCGCTGTCGCACATTAAGTAGTCCTCCTTTTTGTCACTTGTAATCCCGAGTGATGTGATGTGCTGGAAAATGTTGACATAAATGAGCAGAATGTTTGCCTGCACATGCGGATTCATTCATGGCTGTCAGTTCCTCCTTCGCGTTCCGACGGTGTTGGTACGGCCTTGTAatggcatttttgtttttaatgatattCTAGTCGACTTTGAGTtactgcaggaggaggtggagggacaGGCTGGCAAGAGGTCACAGGGCTGATTCACCTCCAGGATTGGCTCAGCTAGACACGGCTCAGGGATTTAAGAAAAAGGCTTTTGGGGAGGAACACAAGCACGCACTAGTGGACAGGCGGGCTATAATTCTATGTTCCCGAATCGATTATATCATTCGAGAGATAATATTGTCAAGTCTTTATCTTTAAgtgttgtgtgtgctgtgttggAGCTCAGCAGatttaaatatgcattttttttgtttaacttaTTAActtgtgtatttaaatgtacGTTAATCCAACCTGTGTATTGTTGCAGTGCAAAATGGTTCGCTGCATCAGAAGGAGACGGTCCATGACAACGACTTTGAGCCTTACCTCACCGGTCAATCCACTCAGGTACGGCTCAGGTCACACGTCAGCTGACGCAACGGCTCTCACACAAGGGCCGTTCTATCATTTGTTTGTGAACAGTTAACGTGTTTCATGTTAAAATGGGCTTTACTAGAATGTATTTTAAAGGGTTAATTTAGTTCTCTAAATAAATATGAGCGCTGACATCCTCATCAATAATTAGATATAATATACTATAAAACACACTAAATGCTTCTGAacttatttcagtttttttttaatgagtctTCAAATTTTATGACATAAccctaaataaaatgtaatatttaagtTTCTTAGACTGCagtgaaaatgttatttttgaaggagcaaaacacaaacaaattaaagCAAAAATGTTCTGATGCAGAAATAAATTGATtacatccatctttttttctgttcattttgacTTTCTGACTTCACAACGCTCCAGATGTTTGATGCAAacccttttttaaatcatccaactgaTCGGTTAATCATTACAAAACTACTGCTAtgtttaaaacataaaacatttaagaTGTGGTTATTACAACACAAATGTGTACAAACATGATTGTGAGATAATATTTGATAATAAGTTGACTAccaaaactaaaatatttcttgtgtaacagttttatttaaatcacatAGATTGAATCAATCTGTCACTGTTCTGACCTTCTTTCACCAGAACAACAGCTACCAGTCCATCACCGACCCCTACCTGTCCAGCTACTACGCCCCCTCCATTGGATTTCCGTATCCCCTCAGCGAGGCCCCCTGGTCCACCGGCGGGGACCCCCCTATTCCATACCTAACCCCCTACGGACCCTTGAGTAATGGAGACCATCACTTCATGCCGGACACGGTGTTCGGGCAGCCGGGGGGGCTGGGGTCCAGCATCTACCCCCACCGGTTTAACTTTTTCCCCGAAAACCCCGCCTTCTCTGCCTGGGGCACGAGCGGCTCCCAGGGCCAGCAGACTCAAAGTTCGGCCTACGGCGGCAGCTACAGCTACCCCCCCAGCTCCCTGGGGGGCACCCTGGTGCCTGATGGTCAGACGGGCTTTCACAGCGACACCCTCAACAAGGCCCCCGGCATGAACAGCCTGGAGCAGGGCATGGTGGGCTTGAAGATCGGGGGGGACGTCGGCGGCCAGTGCTCGGGGGTCAAGGCCGTGGGATCGGTGATCGGGGGGCCGGTGGTGGCGGCCGTGGGGAACGGAGCCACGCCCATCGGAATGCCGCCGCCCAAACCCACCTCCTGGGCGGCCATCGCCAGCAAGCCCGCCAAGCCGCAGCAGCTGAAGGCCAAGCTGAAGCCCGGGATGTCCAACCTGGGGGGGgctctccccccgcctcccatCAAACACAACATGAACATCGGCACCTGGGACAAAGGCCCTGTGACGAAAGTAGCCACAGCTCCGAtgcagcaccagcagccccTGGGCCTGCCCCCCCACGGCATGCCCCCCCAAGGCCACATGCAGCAGGGACCCAtgcaccccccgcccccccagtcTATGGTGCAGCCCCAGATGCAGCCCATGGCCTTACAGAcgcaccaccaccaacaccagcaCCATCAGCCGCCGCCTCAGCCCTACCAAAACCACAGCCAGCCCCCGCAACCCCAGACCCGC
This sequence is a window from Pungitius pungitius chromosome 1, fPunPun2.1, whole genome shotgun sequence. Protein-coding genes within it:
- the LOC119222190 gene encoding YTH domain-containing family protein 1-like isoform X2; the protein is MSATSFDPQRSKGQASKVQNGSLHQKETVHDNDFEPYLTGQSTQNNSYQSITDPYLSSYYAPSIGFPYPLSEAPWSTGGDPPIPYLTPYGPLSNGDHHFMPDTVFGQPGGLGSSIYPHRFNFFPENPAFSAWGTSGSQGQQTQSSAYGGSYSYPPSSLGGTLVPDGQTGFHSDTLNKAPGMNSLEQGMVGLKIGGDVGGQCSGVKAVGSVIGGPVVAAVGNGATPIGMPPPKPTSWAAIASKPAKPQQLKAKLKPGMSNLGGALPPPPIKHNMNIGTWDKGPVTKVATAPMQHQQPLGLPPHGMPPQGHMQQGPMHPPPPQSMVQPQMQPMALQTHHHQHQHHQPPPQPYQNHSQPPQPQTRWVAPRNRNQGYGQGGYGQGGPGHDGGGVMGMMGGGNCGPPPCAGGGPVPGGESHPVLDKLRAAHAYNPKDFEWNLKNGRVFIIKSYSEDDIHRSIKYSIWCSTEHGNKRLDSAFRAMSAKGPVYLLFSVNGSGHFCGVAEMRSPVDYGTSAGVWAQDKWKGKFDVDWLFVKDVPNSQLRHIRLENNDNKPVTNSRDTQEVPLEKAKQVLKIIATYKHTTSIFDDFSHYEKRQEEEEETFEPSPIPNRSRLDQERQNRSKQ
- the LOC119222190 gene encoding YTH domain-containing family protein 1-like isoform X1 — translated: MSATSFDPQRSKGQASKVQNGSLHQKETVHDNDFEPYLTGQSTQNNSYQSITDPYLSSYYAPSIGFPYPLSEAPWSTGGDPPIPYLTPYGPLSNGDHHFMPDTVFGQPGGLGSSIYPHRFNFFPENPAFSAWGTSGSQGQQTQSSAYGGSYSYPPSSLGGTLVPDGQTGFHSDTLNKAPGMNSLEQGMVGLKIGGDVGGQCSGVKAVGSVIGGPVVAAVGNGATPIGMPPPKPTSWAAIASKPAKPQQLKAKLKPGMSNLGGALPPPPIKHNMNIGTWDKGPVTKVATAPMQHQQPLGLPPHGMPPQGHMQQGPMHPPPPQSMVQPQMQPMALQTHHHQHQHHQPPPQPYQNHSQPPQPQTRWVAPRNRNQGYGQGGYGQGGPGHDGGGVMGMMGGGNCGPPPCAGGGPVPGGESHPVLDKLRAAHAYNPKDFEWNLKNGRVFIIKSYSEDDIHRSIKYSIWCSTEHGNKRLDSAFRAMSAKGPVYLLFSVNGSGHFCGVAEMRSPVDYGTSAGVWAQDKWKGKFDVDWLFVKDVPNSQLRHIRLENNDNKPVTNSRDTQEVPLEKAKQVLKIIATYKHTTSIFDDFSHYEKRQEEEEEVCKTFEPSPIPNRSRLDQERQNRSKQ